One Nicotiana tomentosiformis chromosome 4, ASM39032v3, whole genome shotgun sequence genomic window carries:
- the LOC104113949 gene encoding uncharacterized protein, with product MSDSSASYIHLVQHLIEKCLIFHMTKEECMEALSKHANIKPVITSTVWNELEKENKEFFESYTQSQNKDRLTEAETSAMIQKMISNHDHDHSKDSEEVGCSKDSDKG from the exons ATGAGTGATTCCTCTGCTTCATACATCCACTtg GTGCAGCACCTGATAGAAAAGTGCCTGATTTTCCATATGACTAAAGAGGAGTGCATGGAGGCACTATCCAAGCATGCAAACATCAAGCCTGTAATCACTTCTACTG TGTGGAATGAGTTAGAGAAAGAGAATAAAGAGTTCTTCGAGTCATATACTCAATCACAGAACAAAGATCGCCTGACAGAGGCAGAGACTAGCGCGATGATTCAAAAAATGATATCAAACCATGATCACGATCATTCCAAAGACTCGGAGGAAGTAGGTTGTTCGAAGGATTCAGACAAGGGATAA
- the LOC104113966 gene encoding spliceosome-associated protein 130 A: MYLYSLTLQKPTGILCAINGSFSGGKVQEIAVARGKVLDLIRPDDNGKLQTLLSVEIFGAIRSLAQFRLTGAQKDYIVVGSDSGRIVILEYNKEKNVFDKIHQETFGKSGCRRIVPGQYLGIDPKGRAVMIGACEKQKLVYVLNRDTAARLTISSPLEAHKSHTITFSICGVDCGFDNPIFAAIELDYAEADQDPTGQAANEAQKHLTFYELDLGLNHVSRKWSEQVDNGANLLVTVPGGGDGPSGVLVCAENFVIYKNQGHPDVRAVIPRRVDLPAERGVLIVSAAMHKQKSMFFFLLQTEYGDIFKVTLDHDNDRVKELKIKYFDTIPVSSSLCVLKSGFLFTASEFGNHALYQFQAIGDDPDIEASSSTLMETEEGFQPVFFQPRKLKNLVRIDQIESLMPIMDMKIVNLFEEETPQIFSLCGRGPRSSLRILRPGLAVSEMAVSQLPGVPSAVWTVKKNVNDEFDAYIVVSFANATLVLSIGETVEEVSDSGFLDTTPSLAVSLIGDDSLMQVHPSGIRHIREDGRINEWRTPGKRTIVKVGSNRLQVVIALSGGELIYFEVDMTGQLMEVEKHEMSGDVACLDIAPVPEGRQRSRFLAVGSYDNTIRILSLDPDDCMQVLSLQSVSSPPESLLFLEVQASIGGEDGADHPASLFLNAGLQNGVLFRTVVDMITGQLSDARSRFLGLRAPKLFSIVVRGRRAMLCLSSRPWLGYIHQGHFLLTPLSYETLEFAASFSSDQCAEGVVAVAGDALRVFTIERLGETFNETAIPLRYTPRRFVLQPKRKMVIMIESDQGAYTAEEREAAKKECFETAGNGENGNAEQVENGEDDDGNDPLSDEQYGYPKSESGRWVSCIRVLDPRSTQTTCLLELQDNEAAFSICTVNFHDKEHGALLAVGTAKGLQFWPKKSFEAAYIHIYKFKEDGKVLELLHKTQVDGVPLALCQFQGRLLAGVGSVLRLYDLGKKRLLRKCENKLFPNSITSIHTYRDRIYVGDMQESFHYCKYRRDENQLYIFADDTVPRWLTAAQHVDFDTVAGADKFGNIYFVRLPQDVSDEIEEDPTGGKIKWEQGKLNGAPNKVEEIVQFHVGDVVSCLQRASLIPGGGECVIYGTVMGSVGAMLPFTSRDDVDFFSHLEMHLRQEFPPLCGRDHMAYRSAYFPVKDVIDGDLCEQFPTLPMDMQRKIADELDRTPGEILKKLEEIRNKII; encoded by the exons ATGTATCTCTACAGTCTCACTCTCCAAAAACCCACCGGCATACTCTGCGCCATCAACGGCAGCTTTTCCGGTGGCAAAGTACAAGAAATCGCCGTCGCCCGGGGCAAAGTCCTTGACCTCATCCGCCCCGACGATAACGGTAAGCTCCAAACCTTATTATCCGTCGAAATCTTCGGCGCTATACGCTCCTTAGCTCAATTTCGGTTAACCGGTGCACAAAAAGATTATATCGTAGTCGGGTCGGATTCGGGTCGTATAGTGATACTAGAGTATAATAAAGAGAAGAATGTTTTCGATAAAATTCATCAGGAGACTTTTGGTAAGTCGGGTTGTAGACGGATAGTTCCGGGTCAGTATTTGGGTATTGACCCGAAAGGTAGGGCTGTTATGATTGGTGCTTGTGAGAAACAGAAGCTTGTGTATGTTTTGAATAGGGATACTGCTGCTAGGTTAACTATTTCGTCGCCTTTAGAAGCTCATAAGAGCCACACGATTACGTTCTCGATTTGTGGTGTTGATTGTGGATTTGATAACCCGATATTTGCTGCGATCGAGTTGGATTACGCAGAGGCGGATCAGGATCCTACTGGCCAGGCTGCAAATGAGGCTCAGAAGCATTTGACATTTTATGAATTAGATTTAGGGCTTAATCACGTTTCCAGGAAGTGGAGTGAACAGGTCGATAATGGTGCTAATTTGCTCGTGACTGTTCCTGGTGGTGGGGATGGTCCGAGTGGTGTGCTTGTTTGCGCGGAGAATTTCGTGATATATAAGAATCAGGGACACCCTGATGTTAGGGCTGTTATTCCCAGGAGGGTGGATTTGCCAGCGGAACGTGGGGTTTTGATTGTTTCAGCTGCTATGCATAAGCAGAAGTCGATGTTCTTCTTTCTTTTGCAAACTGAATATGGAGATATCTTTAAGGTGACATTGGATCACGACAATGACAGGGTTAAGGAGTTAAAGATCAAGTATTTTGATACAATTCCAGTCAGTTCTTCGCTGTGTGTCTTGAAGTCAGGGTTCCTGTTTACTGCGTCAGAGTTTGGGAATCATGCATTGTATCAGTTTCAGGCGATAGGAGATGATCCTGATATCGAAGCTTCATCATCAACGTTAATGGAAACTGAAGAAGGATTTCAGCCTGTATTTTTCCAGCCAAGAAAGCTAAAGAATCTTGTTAGGATCGATCAGATTGAGAGCTTGATGCCAATCATGGACATGAAAATAGTAAATCTTTTTGAGGAAGAAACTCCACAAATATTTTCACTGTGTGGGAGGGGTCCTCGGTCCTCGTTGCGCATACTTAGGCCAGGTTTAGCTGTTAGTGAAATGGCTGTGTCACAGCTTCCTGGTGTTCCTAGTGCTGTCTGGACTGTGAAAAAGAATGTCAATGATGAGTTTGATGCGTACATTGTTGTCTCTTTTGCAAATGCAACTCTCGTGCTTTCTATTGGTGAGACAGTTGAAGAAGTTAGCGACAGTGGGTTTCTTGATACTACTCCATCTCTTGCTGTTTCATTGATTGGTGATGATTCGTTGATGCAAGTTCATCCCAGTGGAATAAGGCATATTAGAGAAGATGGCCGTATTAATGAATGGAGAACTCCTGGAAAGAGAACTATTGTCAAGGTTGGATCTAATAGGCTTCAAGTGGTAATTGCACTAAGTGGAGGGGAGCTTATATATTTTGAAGTGGATATGACTGGCCAGCTGATGGAAGTCGAGAAGCATGAGATGTCAGGTGATGTAGCTTGTCTGGACATTGCCCCTGTTCCTGAGGGAAGACAAAGGTCCCGTTTCCTTGCAGTTGGATCATATGATAACACTATTCGTATCTTGTCATTGGATCCTGATGACTGTATGCAGGTTCTGAGTCTGCAAAGTGTATCTTCACCGCCAGAGTCTCTCCTTTTTCTTGAAGTTCAGGCCTCTATTGGTGGAGAAGATGGTGCTGATCACCCTGCCAGCCTTTTTCTTAATGCTGGTTTACAAAATGGGGTTTTATTCAGGACTGTGGTGGATATGATAACTGGGCAGCTTTCAGATGCACGTTCACGTTTCTTGGGGCTTAGAGCCCCTAAGCTCTTTTCCATTGTTGTGAGAGGACGGCGTGCTATGCTCTGCTTGTCAAGTAGACCGTGGCTAGGTTATATACACCAAGGGCATTTTCTTTTGACGCCTTTATCATATGAGACTCTTGAATTTGCAGCCTCATTTTCATCAGATCAATGTGCAGAAGGTGTAGTAGCGGTTGCTGGGGATGCGTTGAGGGTCTTCACGATAGAGAGATTGGGCGAGACTTTCAATGAAACAGCTATACCTTTAAGGTATACACCAAGAAGGTTTGTTCTTCAACCTAAACGGAAGATGGTGATAATGATAGAGAGTGACCAGGGAGCATACACTGCAGAAGAGCGTGAAGCTGCCAAAAAGGAGTGCTTTGAGACAGCTGGGAATGGTGAAAATGGAAATGCAGAACAAGTGGAGAATGGTGAAGATGATGATGGTAATGATCCACTATCTGATGAACAATATGGTTATCCCAAGTCGGAGTCGGGAAGGTGGGTTTCTTGCATCAGAGTCCTTGACCCAAGGTCAACACAAACCACTTGTCTGCTAGAGCTTCAGGATAATGAAGCTGCGTTTAGCATATGCACTGTTAATTTCCATGACAAGGAGCATGGAGCTTTGTTAGCTGTTGGTACTGCCAAGGGCCTTCAGTTTTGGCCCAAAAAATCGTTTGAAGCAGCATACATTCATATTTACAAATTTAAAGAAGATGGGAAGGTCCTTGAGCTTTTGCACAAGACACAGGTAGATGGTGTGCCTCTTGCATTATGTCAGTTCCAAGGAAGACTACTGGCTGGTGTGGGGTCTGTCCTTAGGTtgtatgatttggggaagaaaagacTGCTCAGAAAATGTGAGAACAAGCTTTTCCCCAACTCAATCACATCTATCCATACCTATCGTGATCGGATTTATGTTGGTGACATGCAAGAG TCATTCCACTACTGTAAGTATAGACGTGACGAAAATCAACTATACATATTTGCTGATGACACGGTACCGAGATGGCTAACTGCAGCACAGCATGTAGATTTTGACACAGTGGCAGGAGCTGACAAGTTTGGGAATATCTACTTTGTGCGATTACCTCAGGACGTCTCAGATGAAATTGAAGAAGACCCTACTGGTGGAAAAATAAAATGGGAGCAGGGGAAGCTGAATGGAGCCCCAAACAAGGTTGAGGAGATAGTGCAGTTTCATGTTGGTGATGTGGTCTCTTGCTTACAAAGAGCATCACTTATTCCAGGAGGGGGCGAATGTGTAATTTACGGGACTGTGATGGGGAGCGTCGGGGCAATGCTTCCATTTACCTCGAGGGATGATGTTGACTTCTTCTCTCATTTGGAGATGCATTTGAGGCAGGAGTTCCCACCTTTATGTGGCAGGGATCACATGGCCTACAGATCTGCCTACTTCCCGGTTAAG GATGTGATAGATGGAGACTTGTGCGAACAGTTCCCAACCTTGCCTATGGATATGCAGCGCAAAATTGCAGATGAGTTGGACAGGACACCAGGCGAGATTTTGAAAAAGCTTGAAGAAATAAGAAACAAAATTATTTGA
- the LOC104113959 gene encoding dirigent protein 24-like, protein MVKFSQFCSKTFQATFCILLLTLLFDIATSARILDEVSSDEPVVAPVVAPATTLPSGHFPATVTAPDSNAEPIEDDDSSIPATNVTPSADFPSEPEPDTAPVISPAAPVAHVADATTNSGAAPVTNVAPEAAATSGATVADPIPEGHSTFSFFMHDILGGTHPSGRVVTGIVANTDANNLPFSKANNRVFPIDGGVPLNNINNVVNNNNYPFLVGLNGQQQSNTVLQNTGNNNIVNSEDNQPFVTAGQLPAGLSLQQLMFGSITVVDNEITEGHELGSAILGRAQGFYLTSSSDGTSHTLALTTLFHGQHEHEVDDTISFFGIHRTATPISHIAIIGGTGKYENAKGYATIETLPHVDQHTTDGVETITHFTVYITP, encoded by the coding sequence ATGGTCAAATTTTCCCAATTCTGCTCTAAAACATTCCAAGCCACCTTCTGCATTTTGCTATTAACCCTCTTGTTTGACATTGCTACTTCAGCAAGAATCCTTGATGAAGTGAGCTCAGATGAACCTGTTGTGGCTCCTGTGGTGGCCCCGGCCACCACATTGCCAAGTGGCCACTTCCCAGCCACAGTCACTGCTCCTGATTCGAACGCGGAACCTATAGAGGATGATGATTCTTCTATTCCTGCAACCAATGTGACTCCTTCAGCTGATTTTCCATCCGAACCCGAGCCTGATACAGCTCCTGTCATTTCCCCTGCTGCTCCAGTGGCTCATGTTGCTGACGCAACAACAAACAGTGGAGCAGCTCCTGTTACCAATGTGGCACCAGAAGCCGCTGCTACGTCTGGTGCCACAGTGGCAGATCCTATTCCAGAGGGCCACTCAACGTTCTCCTTTTTCATGCATGACATACTTGGCGGTACACACCCGTCAGGAAGAGTGGTCACTGGAATTGTAGCCAACACGGATGCCAACAATTTACCTTTCTCAAAAGCTAACAACCGTGTCTTCCCAATCGACGGTGGTGTTCCCCTCAACAACATTAACAACGTCgtcaacaacaacaattacccTTTCCTAGTAGGTCTCAATGGACAACAACAATCCAACACTGTCCTCCAAAACACGGGCAACAACAACATTGTCAACAGCGAGGACAACCAACCTTTTGTCACAGCCGGGCAACTCCCTGCTGGCCTATCCCTTCAACAGCTCATGTTCGGATCAATTACTGTGGTAGACAATGAAATAACTGAGGGACATGAATTGGGATCAGCAATTCTTGGTAGAGCACAAGGATTTTACTTGACGAGTTCTTCGGATGGGACGAGTCATACTTTAGCTTTAACAACATTGTTCCATGGACAACATGAACATGAAGTGGATGATACAATTAGTTTCTTTGGAATTCACAGGACCGCGACGCCAATTTCTCACATTGCTATTATTGGAGGCACTGGAAAGTATGAGAATGCTAAAGGGTATGCTACAATTGAGACTCTGCCTCATGTGGATCAACATACAACTGATGGTGTTGAAACTATTACTCACTTCACTGTTTACATCACCCCTTAA
- the LOC104113974 gene encoding caffeoylshikimate esterase-like, protein MANEYDGVRYEEVYILNSRGMKLFTCSWLPIDCEPKALIFLCHGYAMECSISMKDTGIRLAKAGFGVYGMDYEGHGKSAGLQGFVSSFDAVVDDCSDHYSKISERKENKKKMRILMGESMGGAVALLLHRKKSDFWDGAVLIAPMCKIADDMRPHPMVISVLTKLCNFIPTWKLIPTQDVVDSAFRDPEVRKEIRNNPYCYKGRPRLQTGYQLLTVSMDLEQRLEEVTLPFLIVHGGEDTVTDPSVSKLLYEKASSIDKSFKLYPGMWHSLSYGEFPENRNIVFSDIISWLNEKISMGNSRLERQQKHANDNLPKISS, encoded by the exons ATG GCTAATGAATATGATGGTGTTAGATATGAAGAG GTATATATATTGAATTCTAGAGGAATGAAACTATTTACATGTAGTTGGCTGCCTATAGATTGTGAACCAAAAGCTTTGATTTTCCTCTGCCATGGATATGCTATGGAGTGCAGTATCTCAATGAaag atactgGAATTAGACTGGCTAAAGCAGGATTTGGAGTTTATGGAATGGATTATGAAGGCCATGGAAAATCAGCTGGACTTCAAGGCTTTGTTTCCAGTTTTGATGCTGTTGTTGATGATTGCTCTGATCATTATTCTAAAATTTCTG aaaggaaagaaaataagaagaagatGAGAATATTGATGGGAGAATCAATGGGAGGAGCTGTGGCTCTACTTTTACATAGAAAGAAATCTGACTTTTGGGATggtgctgttttaattgctccaATGTGTAAG ATTGCGGATGATATGAGGCCACATCCAATGGTGATTAGTGTTTTGACCAAACTTTGCAACTTTATCCCCACCTGGAAACTCATTCCTACTCAAGATGTTGTTGATTCTGCCTTCAGAGACCCTGAAGTTAGAAAAGAG ATCAGAAACAATCCCTATTGCTACAAGGGACGACCTCGCCTACAAACCGGGTACCAACTACTTACTGTTAGCATGGATTTGGAGCAAAGACTTGAAGAAGTTACATTGCCATTTCTAATTGTACATGGAGGAGAGGACACAGTTACTGATCCATCTGTGAGTAAACTTTTATACGAAAAGGCCTCGAGCATCGACAAGAGCTTCAAGTTGTACCCTGGGATGTGGCATTCCCTTTCCTATGGTGAATTTCCTGAGAACAGAAACATCGTGTTTTCGGACATTATCAGTTGGCTCAATGAGAAAATCAGTATGGGAAATTCAAGGCTGGAGAGACAACAAAAGCATGCAAATGACAATTTACCAAAGATCAGTAGTTAG